GGCAAAGGGACCCAAGAATAGGTTCCTAGTTTACCATTTGGACGAGTAGGTGAAACTCCTTGTTAACTAGTTGGCCTAATTTGCTCTAGTTCCCTTGAGTCTACTCAAAAAAATTTCCCCCGTTCTGTTCCAATTCCCCTGTAGCCTATGGTGGTTCGTCCTTGGGATTAGTCCTAGGAGGGTTTCGGAGAATGTGCAATATCTGGGCCAATCCACTCTTAACCTCGGCCATTTCTGTCTGTAAGGTCTCTACGAGGTGGACCCATACTTGTTCGGGTGATTCAtggttgtgtggatccatgtgaaccaGACTATAGTCACTTGGAAGaagacaatctcggagagacgacaaaggtgacattggacttaagcgagtcaactggttaccctaacgtgtccaaatggactataaataatacttgaggtgtgaaattatacctaaaccaaaagtggcttattttaggattcttatattcccaaccctttgttcattcatcACTCAATTGTCAactaatgattcatccaaagttagtccacttaatgatagggagtggataggggttgaaacccctagtccactcaatgtcataggtggAAGATACATACAAATAGCTTGACCAGAATACTCCTACAAGACATTCTctaccaataaagtcatgctttccttaatcgtAACCCACTAGATGatcttcctcctagtttcctcgggtcttttagataatttggaattttacaggaatatcattattcgatctcagaatgtcataaagtacgtggacctccctgagggtgctgacacaattacaaacatcctcaccatttaacaataccccacacccttgtacagaaAGCAGCTACCATTTGGTCTCAAAGTACTCTCTATAACATACattgacctccccaagggtacGGGCATGACAgagagtcccttgccaaatgatttcactatGAGCGCGATGAATGATGCgattagcgaatacaattagaAACATGGGGTTAGACAAACATGTATTCAatcagatgtggtggaaaatgtacttgcatttagaggtagcatctagtgtcggaagcttgacatatccctagtggagtcaccactgtgaggatAGCGGCCAAAAAAAGACCTTGCatttggccctctctcctctctttctctttcttaaggaggggtgtgtcatgtgtgcttatcCATGGGCCCCGTACAGTCGTATTATCGCTCAGAGATATGTAGAGGCCTATTTTtcaggagtgtaaaggtcatcatcGATACTggtatttgatgatgatctaatatgggggattgagatcatacaaaaagggtttggagtcaccacctaggattatgggcctaggacctaggggagggcccaattcctaagaaaagagcccaataattggtctggtccagagatttggaATACATGTCAGGTTttaaagttgggaaggtgttaggcacccaatctacccggttcaaccgatcttcccaCTAAATgtttaagaacgaacattttccatagttattcctattccacatgcatggctaagttatcacacatatatacattgactgagtttaaatattatatacactcaaacaaggtcaatataaagtctacgttatgctaatttgggtgagaaattatacctgagcttgacccccgTTTCTGATCAAGAGGGGTGAACCCCTGATTAGTGTTTGCACAAACTTTCTTATtgattctcccagctcaggggaagatcgTCTTGACTTCCAACTTTCTTTTtggagagatgctgattgtggtaatattcgaacagagtttcagctaggaacGGTCACATTCAAGCTTAGACTAAGGTGTCAATTcgatagagctttcgctagggatggactacttttgaattttagctgaggtggcactctgacagagcttccgctggggatacattataggagggctaggctgaggtggtagagcttccgctggggataggctataggagggctagtctgaggtggcactccgacaatgCTTCTATTGGGGAGagactatgggagggctaggctaaggtggcactctggcagagcttccactggggataagctatgggagggttaggctgaggtggcactctggcagagctttcgttggggataggctatgggagggctaggctgagatggcactctagcagagcttccactaggaataggctatgggagggctaggctaaggtggcactccgacaaagctttcgctaggaataggctatgggagggcttaaCAAAACTcaaatgattgaggaactttaaaggcccaaagaacactttgaatctatGTAGATCGCTTTGAAGagttgaagaacctcaaaaggggaggggagaCTAAGGCGAAGTTTCTCTTACACAATatgctcactcaaaaaattcagatgattgaagaacttcgaaggcttgaagaacacttggaagattcaaagaacacttcgaatcttatgaagattactcggaagacttgaagaacctcaagggaggaggggaggagagagggcacaGCTTCTctacatggggttagccaaacatgttttcaaacagatgtggtagaaaatgttcttacatttaatggtagcatctagtgtcaggAGCTTGAcatgtccccagtggagtcgtcACTGTGAGGGTCACGTCCGGAGACCTGTCTTCTCTCCCTTTGAGGGAGGGGAAAAAGATTTGTATTCAGccctccctctctcctctctttctctttcttagggaggtgagtgtcgtgtgtgcttacctacaGGCCCTGCACTACCGTATGgccgctcggagatacgtggagaccTATTTCACAAAAGTATAAAGGTCATtattgagacggggatttgatgatagtccaatacagGGGATTAGGATCAAGCAAAAGGGTCTGAAATTGTcacctaagattatgggcctaggacccgggggtgggccctattcctgagaaaatggcctgaaagttggtctagtctagagatttagggtacgtgtctgattgtagagttggaaaggtgttagagACCCAATCTACCTGTTTCAATCGATCTTCCTACTAAATacttaagaatgaatattttccacaattattactattctgcatgcatgactaaattaccatacatatatacattgactaaatttaaacaattatgtacactaaaacaaggtcaatataaagtctacattatgctaattttaggtgagaaattatacctgagcttgacccctactTCAgctcaagaggggtggacccccaatTAGTGTTGGCATGagctttcttgtggattctcctggttcaaggaaagatggtcttgacctccaaataCCTTTTTCGATAGATACTGACTGGGTATTATTTGGACAAAGTTctagctaggaacggttactttcaagCTTAGACTAAGGTGTTGATTCGGctgagcttcagctagggatgggctacttctggattttggttgaggtggtactccgatGGAgtttccattggggataggctataggagggctaggctgaggtggcactccaacggagcttctgctagggataggctatgggagggttaggttgaggtggcacttcggcaaagcttccactgaggataggctatggaagggctaggctaaggtggcactccgataaaGCTTTAGCTGGGAATAGGCTacgagagggctaggctgagatggcactctggtagagctttcaCTGGAAATAGGCTAAAACttaaatgattgaggaacttcgaaggcccaaagaacacttcaaagattcgaagAATACTTTGAATCTATATAGATCgcttcaaagacttgaagaacctcaaaaggggaggggagaCTAAGGTGTagtttctcctacacaaaatgctcactcaaaaaattcagatgattgaagaactttgaaggcccaaagaacacttagAAGATTTGaaaaacacttcgaatcttatgaagatcactctgaagacttgaagaacctcaaggggggaggggaggagagagggcacagcttctctacaaaggatgctcactaggaggcttgagtgttaAAAATCAAAGGGtatggggtatttatagattttttggaccaatggggaggaaagggggatttccttaaccaatggggttaaaaagtgaattttcttagtcaatggggtaacaaagtgaatttttgggccaatagggtgAAGGGTAATTTTCTTTGGCCACTGAGGTGTAAAGATGCTTTTTTaggccaatgagatgaaaagatacTTTTTCGGGCTAATAGGATGAAAGGGGTAATTTTTTTACCAATGGAAAAAAAGATGCTTTATTAGCCAATAGTGTGAAAAGATACTTCTTTGGGTTAATGGGAGGtcacggtgtagggtacgctagcggggCAGTACACAGTACACAAGCAGGTGAACAGGGAATCCCCTCATAAATCCAATCATCGAAATGAGGCACACAGGGCTGGACTGGGCGTACGGGATAGGGTGGGGGCGCATAGGGTAGAGTGAGGCTCACGGGGTAGACGGGGGCACACAGGACAGGGCAGGGGCGCACGGGGCAGGGCGGAGGTGCATGAGGTTAGCGTGATATCTAAAATTATGGTTAGTGAGATATCTaaaatctcctattttttgtcttttagtgatcTGCTATGTCCAAAACTGAAACCGCTTGGTGTGATTGATTTTTACTATTGTCTTAAGACTTTGGTTCATTGTTTACTACTGATTTGAACCTATATGAGCTATTCGAAGTCCCTAGTTAATTACTACTATTCTATCCTAACCAATATTAAGGGTCTAAGATTGATGAACAGTTGAATTATTATTGTTCTGCTGATTTGTTTATTACTGGTGTTTTTGGgtatttggttgttctttggtttataagttCCTGCAATTTGAGTCTAGTTTGATTTATCAagtctagtcctacattaagtggtatcagagcatggctgagaacaacaccccctcCCTAGTTTCTATTACGGAGATGCTACAGAATATGAGAACGAAATTGAAGGCTAAATAGAAAGCTTTGCAAACTGAACTAAATGTAAGGTTGTTGGCTATGGAGACCCAATCACAACATCATACCCGTGATTCTTATACACCACCTGAAGTGGAAGCCCCATTGGATGTAACTACCCAGTTGGCTAAAAGAGACCTatccctaatctgagagcaccacagaagGTTCCTATAgagcaacctacttttgaagaacacATAAGGTGATACTTTGAGACTGAATGTCCTGTACAGCAGAGGTACTCAAGAAACTCACAGAAGGTTAAGCTTGACTTGAAAGAGTTTGATGGAAGACATGACCCcaaattgttctatgattgggtagtggctTTGaatgactattttgactattatgacttACCTAAGGAAcagaagatgaaactagctcgtgctaagctagttgaggctgctcgTGATTAGTGGAGGACTTATGAGCGagagttggaagaccgtggtaaAGAGCCTACCACTTGGGAGGAGAAGAAGCTTGAACTACTGGcaaatacttgccacgcaactttagagctcgcatacaagaccagctgaatTATTTTCGTCAAAGGACTATGACTATTGTAGTGTATATGAATaggtttgatgcactttattctcgcataggcataagggagaatgaaaggtaACTATTATCtcagtttcgactgggattgcaAGCTGAAATCAACAGGGCGATTGGTGTTGTTGATGTATACTCAATGagggattgctttgacaaggccctacgagcagaggagcttaTAGCACAGTtaggtagaaggtttggttttcaagttagggaggtcaagaaaaatttttcagccactaaacctagtagctcagCACCCTAAAGTCCACTTTTCCTCCATGGGCTGATCAcaaaggaaaggcacccatAGTACTTCCATTGCCAATAGGTAGGACACTTTGCTAAGACTTGCCCACATAAGCTAagggttaatgcagtagctaaagttgaagactccaatgaggaAGATGAATCAGCTCTTTACCCTTAccctttagatgatgatgatgatggtggatatgactatAACATAGAAGACACTAATGAGGATGGCGCTCATGAATTACATATTGTTACCTGTATTTTGGTGGCTAAAACCAAAGGAGAGTATTGGCAACATAACTACATATTCTATAGCCATATGAAGTTAGGCgagcatacttgtcagattatAATTGATAGTGGTAGTTGTGtcaatgttgtctctgaagcctttgtgaagaaagcgATTTTGAAATCTGACCCACATCCTCAaccttataaggtatccttgctgaatggtAATACCTTAGACGTGAACAAGCGATGCTCAGTCCCTTCAAAACTTTACCGGAATGAAGAGAAATTTTGGTGTGATGTGATTCTAATGAAACTCATagatgtattgcttggtcgtccctggatgtatgacgatgatgccatggttggagggaagaaaaatctaTGTACGTTCATGTGGAAGggtgttcctacaactttctatccggtAAATATGCCGGCTGAATTACGGCGACGGAGATCCctaaaatcaaatcagaaggaCATTGACATTGAGAAGAAGGTGGTAGTtatgcccacaaaggagttgcTAGCTATTTCCCATAAGCAGTTCTTATGCACAAGTTatgagactggaatggttatggcTCTTATTACTAGGGAAGTCTCTCCCCAACCTGAGGTAATGCATAGTGCACCTATCAAAGAGATCCTTTCTGATTTTTTTGACTTAGTCTGTGATAATCTACCAGATGAGCTATCTCACATGCATGACATATAGCATGCTATTGATTTGGTACCCAGTTTGGTTTTATCCAACCTTCCTACTTATAGACTTAGCCCTACTGAACATGTCGAGCTGAAACGGTAAGTGGATGGATTATTATAGAAGGGCTTCATTGAGAAGAATTTAAGTTCTTGTGTGGTACCAGCTTTACTCACGTAGAAGCAAGATGGTTCTTGGCATATGTGTGTGGACAGTTATGTTATTAACAAGATAatagtcaagtataggttccttGTACCACAACTAGATCATATGTTGGATATGTTACCAGGAGCAAAGGCCTTCTCCAAATTAGATATGAGAagtggctatcatcagattcgcatccattctggagatgagtggaataTTGCCTTCAAGACCAACGATGACTTGTACGAGTGGAAAGCCATGTCTTTCGGTCTAACGAATGCAGCTAGCACCTTCATGTGAGTTATGACACTAGTACTTTGTCCTTTCATTGGTCGCTTTTTGGTTCTTtactttgatgatattttgatatACAATATGAACCAAGATGAGCATatggatcacttgaggcaagtcttgagagtacaCCTTGCAGAGAATTTATATATCAATCTCAAGAAGTGCTCCTTTATtctgcccaaggttgtattcctcggatttatagtgtcatcaGAAGGGGTTGAGGCTGATCCGGAGAAGACcaagagcatcactgattggccTATACCTAAGACACTAACAGAAGTCCATAGCTTCTATGGTTTGATTTCCTTCTATAGGAGATTTATTTGGAATTTCAGTGCAGTTATGGcacccatcactgaatgtatgaaggcaagtaaaaggaagtttgaatggacagctgTAGCGATCTAAGCCTTCGCTCTTGTGAGGAGGAAGATGACAGAGGCACCCATTCTAGACCTACCAGATTTTGATAGAGTATTTAAGGTAGATATTaatgcttcacatgttgggctaggaggaATGTTAATGTAAGGAGGGCACCTCATCACTTTCTATAGTGGGAAACTTAATGAAGCCAAGAAGCACTATTCGATATATAATCTAGAGTTGTATGTAGTTGTTCAAGTGCTACGCCATTGAAGACACCACCTCAATGGTAAGGAATTCATTTTAtacactgatcatgaggccttgaagcaccttcaATCATagaaatcgattagccacaggCATGCCAAATGGGTCGCTTACTTGCTGGAGTTTATATTTGCTATGAAGTACAAGGCGGGAAAAGAGAACACAGTGGTTGATGagtgctcacacttaacacattttcagcACACGTTATTAGCATTGATCAGATACTGAGTGAATAcgcatctgattctgattttagcACTGTCTTTGCAGAGTTGCAACAGGGTGGACATCACctaaagtactctattcatgatGGATACTTATTCTTTAGCACACGGCTTTATattccaaactcttccctacaTTATCACATCATACAggagttacatggaggaggattaaGAGGACATTTTGGGAAGGATAAGACTCTTATATAGGTGACAGATCGATACtattggccatgcattgcaaaagatgatcatgtgatcaagagattccgtgtatgtcagttggaaaaagagggaaaataaaacacatgtttatactctccactacctgttcctcatgcacagttgcttgatgttagcatggattttgttcttacACTACCCCTACCAGAGAATGACATGATTCCATTGTAATGGTTGTAgatcgtttctctaagatgACTCATTTTATACCTTGTCACAAGACTTTTGATACTTATCAagttgcaaagctcttcttcaaggagGTAGTGCGACTACCTGGGTTGCCAACTAATATTGTGTCTGACCGTGAtgttaagttcatgagttatttttggaagacattatgGTTGAACACAGTTACAAAGCTAAACTTTTTGACtacatttcatccacagacagtCGGACAGACAGAGGTGATGAAccgtagcttgggaaacttgctgaggtgtttggttcgagattATTAGAAGACTTGGCCTTCCATTCTTGATATTGCAAAATTTTcctacaacagctcagtgaataggacaacgGGTTGTAATCCTTTTGAGATATTTCTTAGAGTTTAGCCTAAGCGACTTATTGATCTTATGTCACTCCCACCCCAAGCTCGAGTTAGTATTGAGGCTGATGAGTTCTTGCGTTATATTACTGAGGTGTATGCCAACGTCTGACAAGatattgccttgaacaatgaggtgtataaggcttctaTTAATCGTTATCTGATatatgtggagttcaaacccaAGGACATAAtgatgattcgagtaaatcctgTACAGTTTCAGATGGGTTTCAACACTAAGCTACATCCAAGGAACATGGGTCCCTAtaaggtgctgaaacgtataggacctaatgcttatgtgcttgagtttCCTGACGACATAACCATAAGAAACGCATTTAATGTGGttgatcttcacctttatgttgggcacCATTCAAATGATGGAGACACGGAACAAATGTTGAGGCTGCCCAACTGAAGCCACCTacttctaaagttatttaagacgtcttggatgataattacaagactTCGCACCATgacaccggttatcacacttttcttgtcaagtggaaggACCGTCCCCTTAGtgattgtacttggattcatACTGATGACTTTAAGATGCTTAATCCTGACTTATATGAGCACTACATGTCCATTGTCCATTCATTAGAGACGAATGTTTTCAAGCCAGGGAGAGTTAATGCAACACCGAAGGTTTACACAAGAAGGAACAAAagggtcgacccaagtggctgactgggtcaaCCACATCTGGCTTATGATAGCCCACAGTTTGGGCTAGTGATGGGGGATATTAGActattatttagtttctaattttagtcatctatttagtttctaattcatgTTTTAAGTTGGTTTCTAATTTCACTAGTttacaatttcagttttttagtaactacacGTTAGTAGTTTTGGTAACTCAGTTTTAGTAATTTTGAGTTAATATTATTTGTAAACATttcccccatcattataaataaagagtggCTCATACACAAAGCCCCACGATtttgaatattgaaaaaaagTCGCTGTTGGTCGCTACTATGCTTCTACTAGTTTTTTTGTGTGTCTGATCACAGAACAAGGGGTTGGTGTCTGATCTAGTTGACACTTTGTGGTGCGAAGCCCGAGTGGACTTCTCTACTATTCTCCAAGtagtttttttggtttttattctCAAGGTCTGCTGCTTCTATGCATTACAGGTATTTCTCTTATCTCACATCAATTTGGTCCAAGCAATAGGCATTCTGGGCAGTAATTTCGATCTGCTATTCTGGCCCAACCCTTGTCCCTCTCTGGTTGATATTTTGGCAGGAGGTTACCCTCCTGTAGAGGGAGGTTCGATCCATATTGGAGCCCCATCTGATCAGTGGTTAGCGAGATATCTAAAATCTCCTactttttgtcttttagtggtCTGCTGTGTCTAGAACTGAAACCGATTGGTGCGATTGATTTTTACTATTGTCTTAAGACTTTAGTTCATTGTTTACTACTGATTTGAACCTACTGCTGGTGTGTTTAGgtatttggttgttctttgatttatAAGTTCCTGCAGTTCAGGTCTAGTTTGATTTGTCAAATCCAGTCCTACATTAGTTAGTTGGTCTTACTTGAATGCTACTTGTCCTTTTCTCCCTTTATGAGCGGAGCAAGAAAGGATGACTATTTTTCCTcgtctccctttttttttattgatctgGGATGATTTGGTCTGAAGTGTATATATCCAAGACgtctaatttattaatttttaactTCAATGGTTAGAATAATTAAAGCTGATAGACAGTGGAACAGaatattggagaaaaaaaaattcattagttTTTACTCAAACTCAGAACTACTTTATTATTACTTACAAATCTCATACAAACTGAAAAGAGAGTAACAAATTGACATTCTaagtggaaaaagaaaagaaaacatcttCAAATTTTCCTTATCGCCATCATCCACTAAAACTGCTCAAAGTAATTCACCAATTTCGCAACTCCTGAACTCACCATCTTAGCTTTGAGGGAAAGTACTGCAACAACATTCATCTAAGTAAGACCAAGAaggggaggaaaagaaaaagaaaaagtaaaagtcacatgaaattttaatataaacATAGGTGAAGCTCACCTTCTCAATAAGGGATAGatgaaattttaatataaacATAGTCACatgaaattttaatataaacATAAGTGAAGCTCACCTTCTCAATAAGGGATAGATAGTAAGGCTTGACTTTCTCAACATCTATCCGAACTTTGCTTTTGCTGTAAAGGTCATACTTGCTGCAAATAACATGAAAAATGAGTTACttatctaaaaaataaataaataaataaaacaagggaATGAGTTTTATTTGAACAGTGATtaaaccaaaaataataaaaaaagtaattcttattattattattattatttatttatttatttattttttttttttttttttttttttgagatcttACTTAAAGACATGAAGCCACTTCAAATTCTCAACATCCTCTTCATTCATCAAGTGTTTATATGCTCCAGCTTTATGTAAAGCTGCAAAATGACAGGTTCACAATTCTTTTCAGACAAATGGAGTATTGATCACATAATAACTATCTTATTACATAATTGGAACAACAAGGCCCAAAATTAGCATCTTCTTACAAGATTAGAATAATTAGAGGATAAGGATTAAGCATTTACGATAGAAGGAATGGTATCGAATGATGAAAAGTGCAGCTGAAGGTAGAGTTGTCTTGTTCTCCTTTGCCACCTAAATGAAGAAGCTATAGTTAGATATTACAATTTTTGTTGAGCAAAAAGATAATCCCAATCTAAACGGATACAAGAGGAATACCAAGTACATATAATCATCATGCCCCCACGACATCATCACATTGTTGAGGCCATATCCCTCCGAGTAAATTCCACACTTGGTATTGTAGGTAGAATTGTAGTAGTCAGggttttcttttaaatactGTAGCAACAACAATGGATTACAAATTAATTCATGTTAGTGATTTGATTGTAAAAACATCTAATCAGTTCTGCAAATTTTAAGTTTCTGAGATTTATACCTTGTGATGAACAATTGATTCATCAAAAGCACACCCAACAGGGAATGTATCACCTATATTATGACTATTGTGAGAAATTTAAAACCAATAAATGCAGAAAGTGTTTTTCTTCATGAAAGGATTTGATTCTCACCCACAACAGCCCATTGGGGGAGTTCTCCAAAGCTATGGTGAAGGAGGACCTTCCCAAGATCTGAAAGCCATAAAACcagtcaagagagagagagagagagagagagagagagagagagagagaagggtcaAGGTGTGTATATATACCATGGATAAGACCAGTCAAGTGAAGCCAATCTTCATTAGGATAGTCTTTCCTGATTGCTTCAGCTGTCTGCAACAAGTGTTCAATTTGAGGCTCATCTAAATCAGGGTCACTTTCATCAACAAACTCATTGAGAAGTTCACAGCATTCCCAAATGCTCATCTCTACTCTGTTCAGTTTCCCATACTCTTCTCTCATCCTCTTCACCTGAATTAATGAAAATTTAACTCATGAAATCAAACTATGCTTCTAATTTGAAAACTTTATATTGGGTCATTAGCTGTCAAAGTAGTTTCATATCAAAGACTTGGCTTACAAAGTCAAATGTTTGGTTGATGTGATTCTGCTTGTAAAATTCCTCAactgtttttttcctttcactCTCTGCATTATAATCTCTGTTGACCACATTTCACATAAAAAGCTTCATCGgtcaaaaactcaaaatagttGAATAGGATAAATCAAAGTCACGTGTGTATTGGTATGGCCAGAGATAAATATCGATACAGAGCAGTTATATCGGCCTAAAAAATGATCTATTTTTGGAATTACTATATCAAATATCGTATCAGTATTGGCAGAAACCGATACAAGCACATATTACCATGGTTCTTAACAAAGGGTACACACTACATACATTGTTCTAGAAATTGAAAACCCGTTTCAGAAATTGGAAGTTCTTGTTGGAAAGTTAGTTCAGACCTAAAACTTTGGCCAAACGAGTTGGATTTAGGCACCACAAATCCACCATCAAGCACCAACTCATTGGTTTCTTCATGGATCTTCTTATCCTGTTCTTGAGTTCCTGAAAAAACTTACCAGTCTTACAATCAAAAGATACAAAACCACAAAGCCTTTGTTCTAACTTAAAAACAATCAGAataataagagaagaagagaaaatcttACCAAATTCTGGTTGATCGACGATGACTGTCATTTCGCAGGAAAATGGAAGGAAATGAAGATGGaataccaaaatcaaaattgaaaaacaagAGAATCCTCCCAAATAAAAGCAATGCGAGATAAGCATGCAAAAGATGATGGAAGTAGAAATGGTgaggaggggtatttataggtggaTCCATTAATAGTCCTTCCTTGATATTTGGAAGGGTATGAGTCCTCCCAAGAAAATCTAATTTTCAGCTTTATTACAAGTAAGGATATAGGAGGTTTgtattggatggagagaagagatATATGGATTGGATTAAGCAAATTTAGTAGGAAGCAACTTGGCACGTCAAAGGAGATGAtgatgaaatattttatttcatgataTATGGCCAAAAACAGAAAATCCGGAAGAAACAGCTTTGATAtagtttttttatggtaatggtttcaa
The sequence above is drawn from the Macadamia integrifolia cultivar HAES 741 unplaced genomic scaffold, SCU_Mint_v3 scaffold1427, whole genome shotgun sequence genome and encodes:
- the LOC122063701 gene encoding inositol oxygenase 1-like isoform X2 codes for the protein MVYGSVSILSSAFSFHNNSTTKQCTSASYTRIRSLKVLRSDPRTSLTLGPRAFGIRAFSKQAIDGGAREKFLENSSIADFMRFRNLVKKAMATFGQLLQKEVPMVSASAFPPGTQEQDKKIHEETNELVLDGGFVVPKSNSFGQSFRDYNAESERKKTVEEFYKQNHINQTFDFVKRMREEYGKLNRVEMSIWECCELLNEFVDESDPDLDEPQIEHLLQTAEAIRKDYPNEDWLHLTGLIHDLGKVLLHHSFGELPQWAVVGDTFPVGCAFDESIVHHKYLKENPDYYNSTYNTKCGIYSEGYGLNNVMMSWGHDDYMYLVAKENKTTLPSAALFIIRYHSFYPLHKAGAYKHLMNEEDVENLNKYDLYSKSKVRIDVEKVKPYYLSLIEKYFPSKLRW
- the LOC122063701 gene encoding inositol oxygenase 1-like isoform X1; translated protein: MVYGSVSILSSAFSFHNNSTTKQCTSASYTRIRSLKVLRSDPRTSLTLGPRAFGIRAFSKQAIDGGAREKFLENSSIADFMRFRNLVKKAMATFGQLLQKEVPMVSASAFPPGTQEQDKKIHEETNELVLDGGFVVPKSNSFGQSFRDYNAESERKKTVEEFYKQNHINQTFDFVKRMREEYGKLNRVEMSIWECCELLNEFVDESDPDLDEPQIEHLLQTAEAIRKDYPNEDWLHLTGLIHDLGKVLLHHSFGELPQWAVVGDTFPVGCAFDESIVHHKYLKENPDYYNSTYNTKCGIYSEGYGLNNVMMSWGHDDYMYLVAKENKTTLPSAALFIIRYHSFYPLHKAGAYKHLMNEEDVENLKWLHVFNKYDLYSKSKVRIDVEKVKPYYLSLIEKYFPSKLRW
- the LOC122063701 gene encoding inositol oxygenase 1-like isoform X3 gives rise to the protein MLISHCFYLGGFSCFSILILVFHLHFLPFSCEMTVIVDQPEFGTQEQDKKIHEETNELVLDGGFVVPKSNSFGQSFRDYNAESERKKTVEEFYKQNHINQTFDFVKRMREEYGKLNRVEMSIWECCELLNEFVDESDPDLDEPQIEHLLQTAEAIRKDYPNEDWLHLTGLIHDLGKVLLHHSFGELPQWAVVGDTFPVGCAFDESIVHHKYLKENPDYYNSTYNTKCGIYSEGYGLNNVMMSWGHDDYMYLVAKENKTTLPSAALFIIRYHSFYPLHKAGAYKHLMNEEDVENLKWLHVFNKYDLYSKSKVRIDVEKVKPYYLSLIEKYFPSKLRW